One stretch of Armatimonadota bacterium DNA includes these proteins:
- a CDS encoding phosphoribosylaminoimidazolesuccinocarboxamide synthase encodes MQEAILHTRIPGLAAPRSGKVRDCYDLGGLLLLVATDRISAYDVIMPNGIPGKGKVLTQLSAFWFGKLPSDVPTHLVSADDESILDALMSEGLRIDETLAALLKGRTTLALKATPIPIECVARGYLAGSLWQEYRDAGGEQHEVNLHGTPLPAGLTESSRLAHPIFTPATKAESGHDINIGMEEVAAITSPSLAERLRATTLQLYATAAARALERGIIIADTKFEFGWHSGELRLIDEALTPDSSRFWDAAAYEPGRSQASFDKQFVRDWLIESGWNRTPPAPMLPPEVVQGTVNRYCEAFRRITGAEPAL; translated from the coding sequence GTGCAGGAAGCCATTCTTCATACGCGTATTCCTGGGCTGGCCGCGCCGAGAAGCGGTAAGGTTCGGGATTGCTACGACCTGGGCGGTCTGCTCCTTCTGGTGGCCACCGACCGGATCTCTGCGTACGACGTAATTATGCCGAACGGCATTCCCGGCAAAGGGAAGGTTCTCACGCAGCTCTCCGCATTCTGGTTTGGGAAGCTGCCTTCGGATGTGCCTACTCATCTGGTTTCCGCGGATGACGAATCGATACTGGACGCGCTGATGAGCGAGGGTCTGCGCATAGATGAGACTCTTGCCGCCCTGCTGAAGGGCCGGACTACGCTGGCGCTGAAGGCGACTCCGATACCCATCGAGTGCGTTGCAAGAGGCTACCTGGCAGGGTCGCTGTGGCAGGAGTATCGCGACGCGGGCGGAGAGCAGCACGAGGTGAACCTCCACGGCACCCCACTGCCGGCTGGGCTTACCGAGTCGAGCCGCCTCGCCCATCCGATTTTTACTCCCGCGACCAAGGCCGAAAGCGGCCATGACATCAACATCGGCATGGAGGAGGTCGCGGCGATCACATCGCCCTCGCTGGCCGAGCGGCTGCGAGCGACAACTCTGCAGCTGTACGCCACCGCGGCAGCAAGAGCTCTTGAGCGCGGGATCATCATCGCCGACACCAAGTTTGAATTTGGTTGGCACTCGGGCGAGTTGAGGTTGATCGATGAGGCTTTGACGCCCGACTCGTCGCGATTCTGGGACGCGGCCGCCTACGAGCCCGGTCGTTCACAAGCCTCCTTTGACAAGCAGTTTGTTCGCGATTGGCTGATTGAATCGGGATGGAACAGAACGCCGCCCGCGCCGATGCTGCCGCCGGAGGTGGTTCAGGGCACCGTAAACCGGTACTGCGAGGCATTCCGCCGGATCACCGGCGCTGAACCGGCGCTGTAG
- a CDS encoding nucleotidyltransferase family protein — translation MADFATGMLTSCLVATALLQSIVVDGGSGGGLLGAVLPAGGRLAAPMDELAGHNVKALVRIAGATLLETAIAACRQTARIGPCVVAGPPEALAEAVRLGVDAAIAEADTGPANILLAARRLQEFGAERALILATDLPFVTAADVTAFLASCPPGAEVAAGLVGRTEMEALYPGLENRWVRLRSGHVTMTSAFVVDLRRLETIRVRLEAAFAARKSQPKMAMLVGIRAIVGLYTGRLTVEFAERRVGRILGCTVAAVPAAPPALAFDIDTPPDLMYARSYAAQRGRSE, via the coding sequence ATGGCGGATTTCGCCACCGGCATGCTTACATCCTGCCTTGTCGCCACCGCACTGCTCCAGAGCATCGTGGTTGATGGCGGAAGCGGCGGCGGGCTTCTAGGCGCCGTCCTGCCGGCTGGCGGCCGTCTTGCGGCGCCGATGGATGAGCTTGCCGGGCATAACGTGAAAGCGCTGGTCCGCATCGCCGGCGCCACGCTCCTCGAGACGGCGATCGCCGCATGCAGGCAGACTGCCCGGATCGGACCCTGCGTGGTGGCCGGTCCGCCGGAAGCGCTCGCCGAGGCTGTGCGACTGGGCGTGGACGCCGCGATCGCCGAAGCCGATACCGGCCCGGCCAACATCCTCCTGGCAGCGCGCAGGCTTCAGGAGTTCGGCGCCGAAAGGGCGCTGATACTGGCCACCGACCTGCCGTTTGTCACCGCGGCCGACGTCACCGCGTTTCTGGCCTCGTGCCCACCCGGTGCCGAGGTTGCCGCGGGTCTGGTCGGCCGGACGGAGATGGAGGCGCTCTATCCCGGGCTCGAAAACCGCTGGGTGCGCCTGCGAAGCGGCCACGTCACGATGACCTCCGCCTTCGTGGTCGATCTCCGGCGCCTCGAGACGATCCGTGTTCGGCTGGAAGCTGCCTTTGCCGCGCGCAAAAGCCAACCGAAGATGGCCATGTTGGTGGGGATCCGAGCCATTGTAGGTCTGTACACAGGCAGGCTCACGGTGGAGTTTGCCGAGCGGCGTGTCGGCCGCATCCTGGGCTGCACGGTGGCCGCGGTTCCCGCAGCCCCACCGGCCCTGGCTTTTGATATCGATACGCCGCCCGATCTCATGTACGCGCGCAGCTACGCCGCGCAGCGTGGACGGTCCGAATAA
- a CDS encoding sugar phosphate isomerase/epimerase, with amino-acid sequence MRLSCCAYSYRQALQAGSMSLEQFVTTCRDLGLTGVELTSYYFPSTDRSYLNRLKRHCHASGISVSGCAVGTDFAASDEAVRAKHLETTLAWLEHCVALGAPTLRVFAGYVRPGEDAQAARRHVVECLQTCAPTAEACGVVLALENHGGLTATPEQTVALLDAVDHDWVCLNLDCGNFGGDFYAGFEQCAPYAVACHAKVHAQPEPSGLRPEVDYRRVRRILEEAGYRGWLAIEYEEEAPAESGVPSFAASLQAALN; translated from the coding sequence ATGCGATTGAGCTGCTGCGCGTACAGCTATCGGCAGGCCCTCCAGGCCGGTTCGATGAGCCTGGAACAGTTTGTGACCACATGCCGCGACCTGGGCTTGACCGGCGTGGAGTTGACCTCCTACTACTTTCCCAGTACGGACCGCAGCTACCTGAACCGGTTGAAGCGGCACTGCCATGCGAGCGGCATCAGCGTTTCGGGCTGCGCGGTGGGCACCGACTTTGCTGCCTCGGACGAAGCGGTACGCGCCAAACATCTCGAAACCACACTGGCCTGGCTGGAGCATTGTGTGGCGCTGGGCGCGCCGACGCTGCGGGTGTTCGCTGGATATGTCCGCCCTGGCGAGGACGCACAAGCGGCGCGCAGACATGTGGTGGAGTGTTTGCAAACATGCGCTCCCACCGCGGAGGCATGCGGCGTGGTATTGGCGTTGGAGAACCATGGCGGCCTGACAGCGACGCCGGAGCAGACCGTTGCGCTGCTGGATGCCGTGGACCACGACTGGGTCTGCCTGAATCTGGATTGCGGCAACTTCGGCGGGGACTTCTACGCCGGATTTGAACAGTGTGCACCCTACGCTGTCGCCTGCCACGCCAAGGTTCATGCCCAACCGGAGCCATCCGGTCTCAGGCCCGAAGTGGACTACCGGCGGGTTCGCCGAATTCTGGAGGAGGCCGGATATCGGGGCTGGCTGGCGATTGAGTACGAAGAGGAGGCGCCCGCGGAGAGCGGCGTACCGAGCTTTGCCGCGAGCCTGCAGGCCGCGCTGAATTAG
- the hflX gene encoding GTPase HflX, which yields MNRRPVHEVNDVERALLVSVEPDETLRPWALEELNELTATAGALVVGDFYQKRDRPDPRTFIGPGKVEELYAGVLDASANLVIVDSELSPTQARNMEEAVKCRVIDRTQLILDIFAQRARTREGKLQVELAQLTYLLPRLSSLYTKFERQQGGIGVRGGFGETKLETDRRKVRDTINDLEAQLAEVRSARQQQRTHRRNLPFPTAAVVGYTSAGKSTLLNTLSGSEVYADPQLFATLDPTTRRVVLPDGWAILVTDTVGFIRNLPTHLVASFRATLEETLEADFLIHVVDAHHPHRDQQHDAVLEVLSSLQIADKPVVTVYNKADLVVDKYELRQLVAEDENACYISATTAEGIPHLVRRVVATLEDLLVEVHLKLPYSRSDLVAQCYEYGRVARVEYADDAILVDAHVTHYLAGRVAAYQEQGRRAAR from the coding sequence ATGAATCGGCGCCCTGTGCACGAAGTGAATGATGTGGAACGGGCTCTGCTGGTTTCGGTTGAGCCCGATGAAACGCTGCGTCCGTGGGCGCTGGAAGAGCTTAATGAGCTTACCGCAACAGCCGGCGCGCTCGTGGTGGGCGACTTTTACCAGAAACGCGACCGGCCGGATCCACGCACCTTTATCGGCCCCGGCAAGGTGGAGGAACTCTACGCCGGTGTGCTGGATGCCAGCGCAAATCTGGTCATCGTAGATAGCGAGCTCTCGCCCACACAGGCGCGCAACATGGAAGAAGCGGTCAAATGTCGCGTAATCGATCGCACGCAGCTGATCCTGGATATCTTCGCGCAGCGCGCCCGCACCCGGGAGGGAAAACTGCAGGTTGAGCTGGCGCAGCTCACCTATCTGCTTCCCCGGCTGAGCAGCCTCTATACCAAATTCGAACGGCAGCAGGGCGGCATCGGAGTCCGCGGCGGGTTTGGCGAAACCAAGCTGGAAACCGACCGCCGCAAAGTGCGCGACACCATTAACGACCTCGAGGCACAGTTGGCGGAAGTGCGCAGCGCTCGGCAGCAGCAGAGAACGCACCGGCGCAATCTGCCGTTTCCAACCGCGGCCGTGGTGGGATACACCAGCGCCGGCAAATCGACCCTGCTCAACACGCTTTCCGGCAGCGAGGTTTACGCCGACCCGCAGCTCTTTGCCACGCTGGACCCCACCACCCGCCGCGTGGTTCTCCCGGATGGCTGGGCCATTCTGGTAACCGATACGGTAGGGTTCATCCGCAACCTGCCTACGCATCTCGTCGCATCGTTTCGCGCCACGCTGGAGGAGACGCTGGAGGCCGACTTCCTGATCCACGTTGTGGATGCCCACCACCCGCATCGCGATCAACAGCATGACGCCGTGCTTGAGGTGCTCAGCAGCCTGCAGATTGCCGACAAGCCTGTAGTCACCGTCTATAACAAAGCCGATCTGGTTGTCGACAAGTACGAACTGCGCCAGCTTGTGGCCGAAGACGAGAACGCATGTTACATCTCGGCAACAACCGCCGAGGGCATTCCCCACCTTGTGCGGCGCGTTGTTGCTACGCTCGAGGACCTGCTGGTGGAGGTTCACCTGAAGCTTCCCTACAGCCGCAGCGATCTGGTTGCCCAGTGCTACGAATACGGTCGGGTGGCGCGCGTGGAGTACGCCGACGATGCCATCCTGGTGGATGCCCACGTTACGCACTACCTGGCCGGACGCGTCGCGGCTTACCAGGAGCAGGGCCGGCGCGCGGCGCGTTGA
- a CDS encoding MFS transporter: MSAKALPRTADDKGIPPLGLWRALVYSVANLGYGAFFSFNNAVLPLYLKQFTHNNVLLGLAGSTHSIEGTVLQPVVGAVSDGSRSALGRRRPFMVLFTPICALFLIVTPLCAHLAPHLRLAAMVACIVAFTATFNFAYDPYVALMPDITPEVQRGRVEAVWALFGNAGQAGILLLPALLAGAAFARPAGLFAVTAALMLGTAVFTICCIGERPNRFAQRRKVAQPGARIRAAANRTLFALRGLATLRQAAISILALCVAGAGISAVLPFLTLFVTRIGHTTDAVAEGMFLVLMAATAAAVLPAGWLTDRLGSRRMLLAGLTLIAAACLGGLVVHTVAQIRLVMVLAGIGNAAQAASAYPLLTELIPAEEMGLYTGLQTSALSIMQPAAVAITGWLIGRGGYRVVFAVCAVGVLAGAGVLLLLREKRAIGEIARRKAELAAQ, encoded by the coding sequence ATGAGCGCAAAAGCACTGCCACGCACAGCGGATGACAAGGGCATTCCGCCGCTAGGTCTGTGGCGAGCGCTGGTCTACAGCGTCGCCAACCTGGGCTACGGTGCATTCTTCTCATTTAACAATGCCGTTCTTCCCCTCTACCTGAAGCAATTCACTCACAACAACGTACTTCTCGGCCTGGCCGGAAGTACGCACTCCATCGAAGGCACCGTGCTCCAGCCCGTTGTGGGGGCAGTCAGCGACGGGAGTCGCAGCGCGCTGGGACGCCGCCGGCCTTTCATGGTGCTCTTCACCCCGATCTGCGCTCTCTTTCTCATCGTCACACCGCTTTGCGCGCACCTTGCGCCGCATCTGCGTCTTGCCGCCATGGTGGCGTGCATCGTTGCCTTCACCGCAACGTTCAATTTTGCATACGACCCTTACGTGGCGCTGATGCCGGATATAACGCCGGAGGTGCAGCGTGGGCGCGTTGAGGCGGTCTGGGCGCTCTTCGGTAACGCCGGCCAGGCCGGTATTCTCCTGCTGCCGGCTCTGCTTGCCGGCGCGGCATTTGCGCGGCCCGCCGGCCTGTTCGCAGTCACGGCGGCCCTGATGCTCGGCACTGCCGTTTTCACCATCTGTTGTATCGGCGAGCGACCCAACCGTTTCGCACAACGTCGCAAGGTCGCGCAACCCGGCGCGCGGATTCGGGCCGCCGCCAATCGCACTCTGTTCGCGCTGCGCGGCCTGGCCACGCTGCGGCAGGCTGCCATCAGCATTCTGGCGCTCTGCGTGGCCGGCGCCGGCATCAGCGCGGTGCTTCCGTTCCTCACACTGTTTGTGACTCGAATTGGACACACTACGGACGCGGTTGCGGAAGGCATGTTCCTGGTCCTGATGGCGGCCACCGCTGCAGCGGTGCTGCCGGCCGGTTGGCTCACCGACCGGCTGGGTAGCCGGCGGATGCTGCTTGCAGGGTTGACGCTCATCGCGGCTGCCTGCCTCGGCGGGCTGGTGGTACACACAGTTGCTCAGATACGGCTGGTGATGGTGCTGGCAGGCATCGGCAACGCGGCGCAGGCGGCATCCGCTTATCCGCTGCTTACCGAACTGATTCCCGCGGAGGAGATGGGCCTGTATACGGGGCTCCAGACCTCAGCGCTCTCGATCATGCAGCCCGCCGCGGTTGCCATCACCGGCTGGCTCATAGGCAGGGGCGGATATCGCGTGGTGTTTGCCGTTTGCGCGGTAGGCGTCCTCGCCGGCGCCGGCGTGCTGCTTCTACTGCGCGAGAAGCGGGCCATCGGCGAAATCGCGAGGCGAAAGGCCGAACTCGCAGCGCAGTAG
- the hpnJ gene encoding hopanoid biosynthesis associated radical SAM protein HpnJ, protein MAIKTLFLSPPSFDGFDGGAGSRYQAKREITSYWYPTWLAQPAAMVPGSRLVDAPPHHLNVDDMLREAAEYELVVMHTSTPSLANDVECARRIKAVSPSTKVGFIGAHVAVLPEKTLTDHPVIDFVCRHEFDYTCKELAEGRDWKDIAGLSWRADNGELQRTGDRELVPDWDVMPSVMPVYARDLDIRKYFIGYLLHPYVSFYTGRGCPAKCTFCLWPQTIGGHKYRNKSPLAVAREMEEARALFGDTVREYMFDDDTFTIDRERAVAISHHMKRLKLTWSCNARAHVDYDTLKQLRDNGLRLLLVGFESGNQQILNRIKKGIKLDMAREFMANCRKLGIKVHGTFIIGLPIETRETVEETIRFAQELDPHTIQVSIAAPYPGTELYDQAVANGWFARDGLIASSGIQTSTLEYPDLSTAEIEDAVEQMYRRFYFRPRPILRIVREMAADRQMLVRRLREGGEFFTYLRDRKEQSRQRGAEALAR, encoded by the coding sequence ATGGCAATAAAAACGCTGTTTCTCAGTCCCCCTTCGTTCGACGGCTTTGATGGCGGAGCCGGCTCCCGCTACCAGGCGAAGCGCGAAATCACGTCCTACTGGTATCCCACGTGGCTGGCACAGCCGGCCGCCATGGTGCCCGGCAGCCGGCTGGTCGATGCGCCGCCGCATCACCTGAACGTGGATGACATGCTGCGCGAGGCGGCCGAGTATGAGCTGGTGGTGATGCACACCAGTACGCCGTCGCTGGCCAATGACGTGGAGTGTGCTCGCCGCATCAAGGCTGTGAGCCCATCCACCAAAGTCGGCTTTATAGGGGCGCATGTAGCCGTCCTTCCGGAGAAGACTCTCACCGATCATCCGGTCATCGATTTTGTCTGCCGCCACGAATTTGACTACACGTGCAAGGAGTTGGCCGAAGGGCGTGACTGGAAGGATATCGCCGGTTTGAGCTGGAGGGCCGATAACGGCGAGCTTCAGCGCACGGGCGATCGCGAGCTGGTGCCGGATTGGGACGTGATGCCGAGCGTGATGCCGGTTTACGCGCGGGATTTAGATATCCGCAAGTACTTCATCGGCTACCTTCTGCACCCGTATGTGTCGTTTTACACCGGCCGTGGCTGCCCGGCAAAGTGCACCTTCTGTTTGTGGCCGCAAACCATCGGCGGGCACAAGTACCGCAACAAATCTCCTCTGGCCGTTGCCCGCGAGATGGAGGAGGCTCGCGCGCTATTTGGTGACACCGTCCGTGAATACATGTTTGACGACGACACCTTCACCATCGATCGCGAGCGCGCCGTGGCGATCAGCCATCACATGAAGCGCCTGAAGCTCACCTGGAGCTGCAATGCCCGCGCACATGTGGATTACGACACGCTGAAGCAGCTGCGCGATAACGGCCTTCGACTGCTGCTGGTGGGCTTTGAATCGGGCAATCAGCAGATACTCAACCGGATAAAGAAGGGCATCAAGCTGGATATGGCGCGGGAGTTCATGGCCAACTGCCGCAAGCTGGGCATCAAAGTCCACGGCACCTTCATCATCGGGCTGCCGATCGAAACGCGTGAAACGGTTGAAGAGACGATCCGGTTTGCGCAGGAGCTCGATCCGCATACGATCCAGGTCTCGATCGCCGCACCATATCCCGGTACCGAACTGTACGATCAGGCGGTTGCAAACGGCTGGTTTGCGCGCGATGGTCTGATCGCAAGTTCCGGTATTCAGACCTCCACGCTGGAGTATCCCGATCTGTCGACGGCTGAGATCGAGGATGCGGTGGAGCAGATGTACCGCCGGTTCTACTTCCGGCCACGTCCCATTCTGCGCATCGTCCGCGAGATGGCGGCTGACCGCCAGATGCTGGTACGGCGCCTGCGCGAAGGTGGCGAGTTCTTCACCTATCTCCGCGACCGCAAAGAGCAGTCTCGCCAGCGCGGAGCGGAAGCTCTGGCGCGCTGA
- a CDS encoding aldo/keto reductase, with amino-acid sequence MQHRRLGRTGLKVSVICLGTMTFGAQCDEAASVEIMNRASEGGVNFIDTADVYPVPVESGVSGRTEDIVGRWLRGKRDGFVLATKCRAGMGQLPWNSGLSRKHIIEAVDASLRRLQTDWIDLYQAHSPDSETPIEETLRAFDDLVHSGKVRYIGCSNFGAWQLAKALWTSDRLNIARFDCIQPRYNLLFRSIEDEVLPICRDEGIGVIPYNPLAGGFLTGKYREGSPAPAGTRFDVFQGRSPIYFDRYWKQAQFEAVERLAAHFGPQNIPLAQAAVAWILQQPGITSAIVGATRPEQLADTLAAPTLSLTEEDLAACNDAWYGLPRPRDPQLALR; translated from the coding sequence ATGCAGCATCGCAGATTGGGCCGCACCGGCCTGAAAGTGTCCGTAATATGTTTGGGAACCATGACCTTCGGGGCACAGTGCGACGAGGCCGCTTCGGTCGAGATCATGAACCGTGCGTCGGAGGGCGGCGTCAACTTTATCGATACCGCCGACGTCTATCCCGTTCCTGTCGAATCCGGCGTATCCGGCCGAACCGAAGATATTGTGGGCCGCTGGCTGCGCGGTAAACGTGACGGCTTTGTTCTCGCCACCAAGTGCCGCGCCGGTATGGGTCAGCTGCCCTGGAACTCCGGGCTGTCGCGGAAGCACATCATCGAGGCCGTGGACGCCAGCCTCCGCCGGCTCCAGACCGATTGGATCGACCTCTATCAGGCACACTCGCCCGATTCTGAAACGCCGATCGAGGAGACGCTCCGCGCGTTTGACGACCTGGTCCACAGCGGCAAGGTACGGTACATCGGCTGCTCCAACTTCGGCGCTTGGCAGCTGGCAAAGGCGCTCTGGACGAGTGATCGTCTCAACATCGCTCGTTTTGACTGCATCCAGCCCCGTTACAACCTGCTGTTCCGGTCGATCGAAGATGAGGTTTTGCCGATCTGCCGCGACGAGGGCATTGGCGTCATACCCTACAACCCGCTGGCGGGCGGCTTCCTTACCGGTAAATACCGCGAGGGATCGCCCGCGCCGGCTGGTACGCGCTTCGATGTCTTCCAGGGACGCTCGCCGATCTACTTTGACCGTTACTGGAAGCAGGCACAGTTTGAGGCAGTTGAGCGGCTTGCCGCGCACTTCGGGCCACAGAACATACCGCTTGCGCAAGCGGCCGTGGCGTGGATCCTCCAGCAGCCCGGGATAACGAGCGCAATCGTCGGCGCAACGCGGCCCGAGCAGCTAGCGGATACGCTGGCGGCGCCGACGCTCAGCCTCACGGAGGAGGATTTGGCCGCCTGCAATGACGCGTGGTACGGTCTGCCGCGACCGCGCGATCCACAACTGGCATTGCGGTAG
- a CDS encoding GAF domain-containing sensor histidine kinase, translated as MKNDSLVMPDVNGPVVPSARDPLMLDDATLESAPFCAVVVHAKDYRIARVNRAAAALARRVLGIDHLEGQPLRVLAPDMEEALLGVLAECIRTRSPMRMQRIEYRSPRGRKYFLDWSLLPLIDSTGEVDRLFIIAIDMTVRETAKAQSAALEALRTRSMVEAVSQAICSTLDPDELVHRVFAELQAIGAFLRISIFRPTVRNHEWRLSAAWSAVDSPLWPEVGHTYLWPDLFQMETRISDCLSYRPDVAGDGLLLSPVLTELGVGSSLSVKLRSQNRTLGVLNLMRTEQDAFPARERALFEALGPYLATALHNCDVYRSLKDAHGAVVRAEAWRAIGELASGMAHNLNNLLAAILGYTELIRDEAPDADAVRRDATIIERAALDGAEIVGRVQRFARSSQSAQREVTGLGRLIADALTLTRPSWDRANGATITVAEALPKDVEVLVSHAELREVLVNLIRNACDAMPGGGTLSVRCFQHGGEAIAEIIDTGTGIEPETKTRLFEPFFTTKGSEHGLGLGLSISWNVVHQHGGSMEVESTAGHGATFRVRLPLAGPAAPASLPVFDAAPEIGTVALIDADAEDRAAIARLLQESGGAVHEFDTGGRAQAWLRTNAGRRCTAIVSAIGTHSPVQCRVLERIHDKYPQMRLVMIRNSDAAPAMPVSAHCTVLSRPVIGENLRSALQPAADPH; from the coding sequence ATGAAGAACGACTCTCTTGTTATGCCGGATGTTAACGGCCCCGTAGTACCATCGGCACGCGACCCGCTGATGCTGGACGATGCCACGCTGGAGTCGGCGCCGTTTTGCGCGGTGGTGGTACACGCGAAAGACTACCGTATTGCACGCGTAAACCGCGCCGCCGCGGCGCTGGCGCGGCGGGTTTTGGGCATTGACCATCTTGAGGGGCAACCTCTTCGAGTGTTGGCTCCCGATATGGAAGAGGCGCTGCTGGGCGTACTGGCCGAATGCATCCGGACACGCTCTCCCATGAGAATGCAGAGGATTGAGTACCGGAGCCCACGCGGGCGCAAGTACTTTCTGGATTGGAGCCTGCTTCCGCTGATCGACTCGACCGGCGAAGTAGATCGCCTGTTTATCATAGCCATTGACATGACCGTGCGTGAAACCGCCAAGGCGCAGTCGGCAGCTCTGGAGGCGCTCCGCACGCGCTCGATGGTGGAGGCTGTTTCGCAGGCGATCTGTTCCACGTTGGATCCGGATGAACTGGTCCATCGCGTCTTCGCCGAGCTTCAGGCGATTGGTGCGTTTTTGCGCATCAGCATTTTCCGACCCACGGTACGTAACCACGAATGGCGCCTTTCTGCCGCCTGGAGCGCAGTCGACTCGCCGCTGTGGCCCGAGGTTGGTCACACCTATCTATGGCCCGACCTCTTTCAGATGGAGACGCGCATCTCGGATTGCCTCTCGTACCGGCCCGATGTGGCTGGAGATGGCCTGCTGCTGTCGCCGGTTTTGACCGAACTGGGTGTGGGCAGCTCGTTGAGCGTAAAGCTCCGCAGCCAGAACCGTACCCTGGGTGTATTGAATCTGATGCGGACGGAACAGGACGCATTTCCAGCACGCGAGCGCGCGCTGTTTGAAGCGCTGGGACCGTACCTTGCGACTGCTCTGCACAACTGCGACGTGTACCGGTCGCTGAAGGATGCGCACGGAGCTGTGGTCCGGGCGGAGGCCTGGCGCGCCATCGGTGAGTTGGCGAGCGGCATGGCCCACAACCTGAACAACCTGCTTGCGGCGATACTGGGATACACCGAGCTGATCCGTGACGAAGCGCCGGACGCGGATGCGGTACGACGCGACGCCACGATCATCGAGCGCGCTGCCCTGGATGGCGCGGAGATCGTGGGCCGGGTACAGCGGTTCGCGCGGTCGTCGCAGAGCGCTCAGCGCGAAGTTACCGGGCTCGGCCGCCTGATCGCCGACGCGCTGACTTTGACGCGTCCAAGCTGGGACCGGGCGAACGGCGCCACGATCACGGTGGCCGAGGCGCTGCCGAAGGACGTGGAGGTGCTGGTGAGCCATGCCGAGTTGCGAGAAGTTCTGGTGAACCTTATTCGCAATGCGTGCGATGCCATGCCCGGCGGTGGCACGCTTTCGGTGCGGTGCTTCCAGCACGGCGGCGAGGCGATCGCGGAGATCATCGACACGGGAACAGGCATCGAGCCGGAGACAAAGACCCGGCTGTTTGAGCCTTTCTTCACCACGAAGGGGAGTGAACACGGCCTGGGCCTGGGACTTTCCATCTCGTGGAATGTTGTGCACCAGCACGGCGGTTCGATGGAGGTGGAGAGCACGGCCGGGCATGGCGCCACTTTTCGCGTTCGCCTGCCCCTGGCGGGCCCGGCCGCACCGGCCTCCCTGCCGGTATTTGACGCCGCGCCCGAAATCGGCACTGTGGCGCTGATCGACGCCGACGCCGAAGACCGGGCAGCCATCGCGCGCCTGCTGCAGGAGTCGGGTGGCGCGGTGCACGAATTCGACACCGGCGGGAGAGCTCAGGCGTGGCTCCGAACGAACGCCGGCCGGCGATGCACGGCCATCGTGTCGGCCATAGGCACCCATTCTCCCGTTCAGTGCCGCGTGCTTGAGCGCATCCACGACAAGTACCCGCAGATGCGGTTGGTGATGATACGGAACTCCGACGCGGCGCCGGCGATGCCGGTGTCGGCGCACTGCACAGTGCTCAGCCGGCCCGTGATCGGCGAGAATCTGCGTAGCGCGCTTCAGCCCGCTGCCGATCCCCACTGA
- a CDS encoding isochorismatase family protein, with amino-acid sequence MVTLNRRQRRRVEGEIRAEVETREVSPERLALVLCDVWDQHWCRAAADRVDELAPAVDRVVRCARELGAHIIHAPSDVMGHYEGSVARLRAMEAPKADPPPLRPPAEEPPLPVDVSDGGCESEGATPDWVWSRQHAAIGIEDSDALSDVGDEVYNLLRMWRIETALMMGVHTNMCVLNRSFAIRAMLSRGVDVVLVRDLTDAMYSPSMPPHVNHFEGVNLVVQHIETWLCPSILSTDITGEAAFRFRDDTGGLASR; translated from the coding sequence ATGGTAACGTTAAACAGGCGGCAACGGCGGCGTGTGGAGGGCGAGATCCGCGCCGAGGTTGAAACGCGGGAGGTTTCACCGGAGCGCCTGGCGCTGGTGCTATGCGACGTTTGGGATCAACACTGGTGCCGCGCCGCGGCCGATCGCGTGGACGAGCTGGCGCCGGCGGTGGATCGCGTAGTGCGGTGCGCTCGCGAACTTGGCGCGCACATCATTCACGCTCCCAGCGACGTTATGGGCCACTACGAGGGCTCGGTCGCGCGGCTCCGCGCGATGGAAGCGCCGAAGGCAGACCCACCTCCACTCCGGCCACCGGCGGAGGAGCCACCACTCCCGGTCGACGTTTCGGACGGCGGCTGCGAATCGGAGGGAGCGACTCCGGACTGGGTCTGGTCGCGACAGCATGCCGCGATCGGCATCGAGGATTCCGACGCCCTTTCGGATGTTGGCGACGAGGTGTACAACCTGCTTCGGATGTGGCGCATCGAAACGGCGCTGATGATGGGCGTGCACACCAATATGTGTGTGCTGAACCGGTCCTTCGCGATCCGCGCGATGCTGAGCCGCGGCGTAGATGTTGTGCTGGTGCGCGATCTCACCGACGCCATGTACAGCCCGTCGATGCCGCCTCATGTAAACCACTTTGAAGGCGTGAACCTGGTGGTTCAACACATCGAGACGTGGCTGTGCCCCAGTATCCTCAGCACCGATATAACGGGTGAAGCGGCGTTTCGATTCCGCGATGACACCGGCGGCCTGGCGTCTCGATAA